A single window of Salvia splendens isolate huo1 chromosome 6, SspV2, whole genome shotgun sequence DNA harbors:
- the LOC121810062 gene encoding la-related protein 1C-like isoform X1: protein MVSDASPPPSDTDPLANGGAHLSPQSRRRSLPSPWASVVRGDPEPNSSAATSPESSSAAAAASASTSSPPMEEALSPDNSESQPENGDSIARRPVWNRPLNGVVEPVTVMGGAVSWPALSETTRSVPRSSSDASRIVSDGSVPFSQVTQAPIISQPPQRSPYNNANNAHGNSGGNNPNPARLRRNRGGGASGGGRGSFSVSGPSQGPFNPPPLPMPPPFPVFEVPFGVIPTVLDNSVRGPRPIGVGVGPSHSGNDHSTQRINTRRSNNYGPRPRGDVQFHNNHGGRRDHDRREVRHPPPPYAPPPMGYMPPPLPPGAASFMAPPPMMLFPGQMGFNMESPFMYVPPMPPETFRTMPMVPPPPPVIFPPANENPLPNPNLSPNSLPNMIVNQIDYYFSDENLLKDSYLKSKMDDNGWVPISLIAEFPRVLHLTEDVPLIVESLRRHSTAVEIQGDMIRRRNDWSLWARSNGEPGTSGASISAPENTLATSLNEVSLDDATAHVNGNIDDAREGRLGMADGQLPEDSTIHSGLANGDHADEVHSNSL from the exons ATGGTGTCTGACGCCTCGCCCCCTCCATCAGACACCGACCCCCTCGCCAACGGCGGAGCGCATCTCAGTCCCCAATCGCGCCGCCGCAGCCTCCCCTCTCCGTGGGCTTCGGTTGTGCGCGGAGATCCCGAGCCAAACTCATCCGCCGCTACCTCTCCGGAATCTTcgtctgccgccgccgccgcctcagcCTCCACGTCTTCTCCGCCGATGGAGGAGGCTTTGTCTCCTGATAACTCGGAATCTCAGCCGGAAAACGGCGACAGCATTGCGAGGAGGCCGGTTTGGAACCGGCCGCTAAACGGCGTCGTTGAGCCGGTTACTGTTATGGGTGGAGCCGTCTCTTGGCCGGCGCTCTCTGAAACCACCCGCTCTGTTCCTAGATCGTCCTCGGATGCTTCTAGAATCGTCTCTGACGGATCAGTCCCCTTTTCACAGGTTACT CAGGCTCCTATAATATCCCAACCTCCTCAACGTTCACCTTATAATAATGCTAATAATGCCCATGGTAATTCCGGGGGAAATAATCCAAATCCGGCTAGGCTAAGGAGGAATCGCGGTGGTGGTGCTAGTGGTGGTGGAAGAGGTAGCTTCTCAGTGAGTGGACCATCTCAGGGTCCTTTTAATCCGCCACCTCTCCCAATGCCACCACCGTTTCCTGTTTTTGAAGTACCATTTGGGGTTATTCCTACTGTTCTAGATAACTCTGTTAGAGGTCCGAGACCTATTGGAGTAGGGGTCGGGCCATCTCATTCTGGAAATGACCATTCTACTCAGAGGATTAACACAAGGAGGAGCAACAACTATGGCCCCCGTCCTCGGGGAGATGTACAGTTCCACAACAACCATGGTGGAAGGCGTGATCATGACCGCAGAGAAGTCCGTCACCCGCCTCCTCCTTATGCTCCCCCACCCATGGGATATATGCCGCCTCCACTGCCGCCTGGTGCTGCCTCCTTTATGGCACCGCCGCCCATGATGCTTTTTCCTGGACAAATGGGCTTTA ATATGGAGTCTCCCTTTATGTATGTTCCACCTATGCCACCGGAAACGTTCAGGACTATGCCCATGGTCCCTCCTCCGCCACCTGTGATTTTCCCTCCTGCTAATGAGAATCCATTACCAAATCCAAATCTATCTCCAAATTCATTACCAAATATGATAGTCAACCAAATAGACTATTACTTCAG CGATGAGAATTTGTTGAAAGATAGCTATTTGAAGTCTAAGATGGATGATAATGGCTGGGTGCCCATCTCTTTGATAGCTGAGTTTCCACGA GTTCTGCATTTAACAGAGGATGTCCCTCTCATTGTGGAATCATTGAGACGTCATTCTACGGCTGTGGAAATACAG GGTGACATGATTAGGAGACGTAACGACTGGAGTTTGTGGGCACGTTCAAATGGTGAACCTGGCACCAGTGGTGCCTCCATTTCAGCTCCAGAAAATACTCTGGCAACCTCATTAAATGAGGTCTCACTGGATGATGCCACAGCCCATGTAAATGGCAATATTGATGATGCAAGGGAAGGTCGGTTGGGAATGGCTGATGGTCAGTTGCCTGAGGACTCAACCATCCATTCTGGGTTGGCGAATGGAGACCACGCTGATGAGGTCCATTCGAATAGCTTGTGA
- the LOC121810062 gene encoding la-related protein 1C-like isoform X4, which yields MVSDASPPPSDTDPLANGGAHLSPQSRRRSLPSPWASVVRGDPEPNSSAATSPESSSAAAAASASTSSPPMEEALSPDNSESQPENGDSIARRPVWNRPLNGVVEPVTVMGGAVSWPALSETTRSVPRSSSDASRIVSDGSVPFSQAPIISQPPQRSPYNNANNAHGNSGGNNPNPARLRRNRGGGASGGGRGSFSVSGPSQGPFNPPPLPMPPPFPVFEVPFGVIPTVLDNSVRGPRPIGVGVGPSHSGNDHSTQRINTRRSNNYGPRPRGDVQFHNNHGGRRDHDRREVRHPPPPYAPPPMGYMPPPLPPGAASFMAPPPMMLFPGQMGFNMESPFMYVPPMPPETFRTMPMVPPPPPVIFPPANENPLPNPNLSPNSLPNMIVNQIDYYFSDENLLKDSYLKSKMDDNGWVPISLIAEFPRVLHLTEDVPLIVESLRRHSTAVEIQGDMIRRRNDWSLWARSNGEPGTSGASISAPENTLATSLNEVSLDDATAHVNGNIDDAREGRLGMADGQLPEDSTIHSGLANGDHADEVHSNSL from the exons ATGGTGTCTGACGCCTCGCCCCCTCCATCAGACACCGACCCCCTCGCCAACGGCGGAGCGCATCTCAGTCCCCAATCGCGCCGCCGCAGCCTCCCCTCTCCGTGGGCTTCGGTTGTGCGCGGAGATCCCGAGCCAAACTCATCCGCCGCTACCTCTCCGGAATCTTcgtctgccgccgccgccgcctcagcCTCCACGTCTTCTCCGCCGATGGAGGAGGCTTTGTCTCCTGATAACTCGGAATCTCAGCCGGAAAACGGCGACAGCATTGCGAGGAGGCCGGTTTGGAACCGGCCGCTAAACGGCGTCGTTGAGCCGGTTACTGTTATGGGTGGAGCCGTCTCTTGGCCGGCGCTCTCTGAAACCACCCGCTCTGTTCCTAGATCGTCCTCGGATGCTTCTAGAATCGTCTCTGACGGATCAGTCCCCTTTTCACAG GCTCCTATAATATCCCAACCTCCTCAACGTTCACCTTATAATAATGCTAATAATGCCCATGGTAATTCCGGGGGAAATAATCCAAATCCGGCTAGGCTAAGGAGGAATCGCGGTGGTGGTGCTAGTGGTGGTGGAAGAGGTAGCTTCTCAGTGAGTGGACCATCTCAGGGTCCTTTTAATCCGCCACCTCTCCCAATGCCACCACCGTTTCCTGTTTTTGAAGTACCATTTGGGGTTATTCCTACTGTTCTAGATAACTCTGTTAGAGGTCCGAGACCTATTGGAGTAGGGGTCGGGCCATCTCATTCTGGAAATGACCATTCTACTCAGAGGATTAACACAAGGAGGAGCAACAACTATGGCCCCCGTCCTCGGGGAGATGTACAGTTCCACAACAACCATGGTGGAAGGCGTGATCATGACCGCAGAGAAGTCCGTCACCCGCCTCCTCCTTATGCTCCCCCACCCATGGGATATATGCCGCCTCCACTGCCGCCTGGTGCTGCCTCCTTTATGGCACCGCCGCCCATGATGCTTTTTCCTGGACAAATGGGCTTTA ATATGGAGTCTCCCTTTATGTATGTTCCACCTATGCCACCGGAAACGTTCAGGACTATGCCCATGGTCCCTCCTCCGCCACCTGTGATTTTCCCTCCTGCTAATGAGAATCCATTACCAAATCCAAATCTATCTCCAAATTCATTACCAAATATGATAGTCAACCAAATAGACTATTACTTCAG CGATGAGAATTTGTTGAAAGATAGCTATTTGAAGTCTAAGATGGATGATAATGGCTGGGTGCCCATCTCTTTGATAGCTGAGTTTCCACGA GTTCTGCATTTAACAGAGGATGTCCCTCTCATTGTGGAATCATTGAGACGTCATTCTACGGCTGTGGAAATACAG GGTGACATGATTAGGAGACGTAACGACTGGAGTTTGTGGGCACGTTCAAATGGTGAACCTGGCACCAGTGGTGCCTCCATTTCAGCTCCAGAAAATACTCTGGCAACCTCATTAAATGAGGTCTCACTGGATGATGCCACAGCCCATGTAAATGGCAATATTGATGATGCAAGGGAAGGTCGGTTGGGAATGGCTGATGGTCAGTTGCCTGAGGACTCAACCATCCATTCTGGGTTGGCGAATGGAGACCACGCTGATGAGGTCCATTCGAATAGCTTGTGA
- the LOC121810062 gene encoding la-related protein 1C-like isoform X3: MVSDASPPPSDTDPLANGGAHLSPQSRRRSLPSPWASVVRGDPEPNSSAATSPESSSAAAAASASTSSPPMEEALSPDNSESQPENGDSIARRPVWNRPLNGVVEPVTVMGGAVSWPALSETTRSVPRSSSDASRIVSDGSVPFSQQAPIISQPPQRSPYNNANNAHGNSGGNNPNPARLRRNRGGGASGGGRGSFSVSGPSQGPFNPPPLPMPPPFPVFEVPFGVIPTVLDNSVRGPRPIGVGVGPSHSGNDHSTQRINTRRSNNYGPRPRGDVQFHNNHGGRRDHDRREVRHPPPPYAPPPMGYMPPPLPPGAASFMAPPPMMLFPGQMGFNMESPFMYVPPMPPETFRTMPMVPPPPPVIFPPANENPLPNPNLSPNSLPNMIVNQIDYYFSDENLLKDSYLKSKMDDNGWVPISLIAEFPRVLHLTEDVPLIVESLRRHSTAVEIQGDMIRRRNDWSLWARSNGEPGTSGASISAPENTLATSLNEVSLDDATAHVNGNIDDAREGRLGMADGQLPEDSTIHSGLANGDHADEVHSNSL, translated from the exons ATGGTGTCTGACGCCTCGCCCCCTCCATCAGACACCGACCCCCTCGCCAACGGCGGAGCGCATCTCAGTCCCCAATCGCGCCGCCGCAGCCTCCCCTCTCCGTGGGCTTCGGTTGTGCGCGGAGATCCCGAGCCAAACTCATCCGCCGCTACCTCTCCGGAATCTTcgtctgccgccgccgccgcctcagcCTCCACGTCTTCTCCGCCGATGGAGGAGGCTTTGTCTCCTGATAACTCGGAATCTCAGCCGGAAAACGGCGACAGCATTGCGAGGAGGCCGGTTTGGAACCGGCCGCTAAACGGCGTCGTTGAGCCGGTTACTGTTATGGGTGGAGCCGTCTCTTGGCCGGCGCTCTCTGAAACCACCCGCTCTGTTCCTAGATCGTCCTCGGATGCTTCTAGAATCGTCTCTGACGGATCAGTCCCCTTTTCACAG CAGGCTCCTATAATATCCCAACCTCCTCAACGTTCACCTTATAATAATGCTAATAATGCCCATGGTAATTCCGGGGGAAATAATCCAAATCCGGCTAGGCTAAGGAGGAATCGCGGTGGTGGTGCTAGTGGTGGTGGAAGAGGTAGCTTCTCAGTGAGTGGACCATCTCAGGGTCCTTTTAATCCGCCACCTCTCCCAATGCCACCACCGTTTCCTGTTTTTGAAGTACCATTTGGGGTTATTCCTACTGTTCTAGATAACTCTGTTAGAGGTCCGAGACCTATTGGAGTAGGGGTCGGGCCATCTCATTCTGGAAATGACCATTCTACTCAGAGGATTAACACAAGGAGGAGCAACAACTATGGCCCCCGTCCTCGGGGAGATGTACAGTTCCACAACAACCATGGTGGAAGGCGTGATCATGACCGCAGAGAAGTCCGTCACCCGCCTCCTCCTTATGCTCCCCCACCCATGGGATATATGCCGCCTCCACTGCCGCCTGGTGCTGCCTCCTTTATGGCACCGCCGCCCATGATGCTTTTTCCTGGACAAATGGGCTTTA ATATGGAGTCTCCCTTTATGTATGTTCCACCTATGCCACCGGAAACGTTCAGGACTATGCCCATGGTCCCTCCTCCGCCACCTGTGATTTTCCCTCCTGCTAATGAGAATCCATTACCAAATCCAAATCTATCTCCAAATTCATTACCAAATATGATAGTCAACCAAATAGACTATTACTTCAG CGATGAGAATTTGTTGAAAGATAGCTATTTGAAGTCTAAGATGGATGATAATGGCTGGGTGCCCATCTCTTTGATAGCTGAGTTTCCACGA GTTCTGCATTTAACAGAGGATGTCCCTCTCATTGTGGAATCATTGAGACGTCATTCTACGGCTGTGGAAATACAG GGTGACATGATTAGGAGACGTAACGACTGGAGTTTGTGGGCACGTTCAAATGGTGAACCTGGCACCAGTGGTGCCTCCATTTCAGCTCCAGAAAATACTCTGGCAACCTCATTAAATGAGGTCTCACTGGATGATGCCACAGCCCATGTAAATGGCAATATTGATGATGCAAGGGAAGGTCGGTTGGGAATGGCTGATGGTCAGTTGCCTGAGGACTCAACCATCCATTCTGGGTTGGCGAATGGAGACCACGCTGATGAGGTCCATTCGAATAGCTTGTGA
- the LOC121806694 gene encoding uncharacterized protein LOC121806694, producing the protein MAGKAVKSVAKAVGEYQFPWREKLTKYRDELSKGVWGYWELGAWNPLAISARHRARIRKEVLLAGGDWEFDPERKEMKTKRKGHKVDRLAAEKRANTARLMGEMPKMLDDYKKRKWERKMKAEEDAAKKALNE; encoded by the coding sequence ATGGCTGGGAAAGCAGTGAAATCTGTTGCAAAAGCAGTTGGAGAATACCAGTTCCCATGGAGAGAGAAGTTGACAAAATACAGAGATGAGCTGTCAAAGGGTGTGTGGGGTTACTGGGAGCTTGGTGCTTGGAATCCTCTAGCTATTAGTGCACGCCACCGAGCTCGGATCCGCAAAGAGGTCCTCCTTGCTGGAGGTGATTGGGAATTTGATCCAGAAAGGAAGGAGATGAAGACGAAGAGAAAAGGGCACAAGGTTGATAGGTTGGCTGCCGAGAAGCGAGCCAATACTGCTCGACTGATGGGAGAGATGCCCAAGATGTTGGATGATTACAAGAAGAGAAAGTGGGAGAGGAAGATGAAAGCAGAAGAGGATGCTGCCAAGAAGGCATTGAACGAGTAG
- the LOC121810062 gene encoding la-related protein 1C-like isoform X2 — protein MVSDASPPPSDTDPLANGGAHLSPQSRRRSLPSPWASVVRGDPEPNSSAATSPESSSAAAAASASTSSPPMEEALSPDNSESQPENGDSIARRPVWNRPLNGVVEPVTVMGGAVSWPALSETTRSVPRSSSDASRIVSDGSVPFSQVTAPIISQPPQRSPYNNANNAHGNSGGNNPNPARLRRNRGGGASGGGRGSFSVSGPSQGPFNPPPLPMPPPFPVFEVPFGVIPTVLDNSVRGPRPIGVGVGPSHSGNDHSTQRINTRRSNNYGPRPRGDVQFHNNHGGRRDHDRREVRHPPPPYAPPPMGYMPPPLPPGAASFMAPPPMMLFPGQMGFNMESPFMYVPPMPPETFRTMPMVPPPPPVIFPPANENPLPNPNLSPNSLPNMIVNQIDYYFSDENLLKDSYLKSKMDDNGWVPISLIAEFPRVLHLTEDVPLIVESLRRHSTAVEIQGDMIRRRNDWSLWARSNGEPGTSGASISAPENTLATSLNEVSLDDATAHVNGNIDDAREGRLGMADGQLPEDSTIHSGLANGDHADEVHSNSL, from the exons ATGGTGTCTGACGCCTCGCCCCCTCCATCAGACACCGACCCCCTCGCCAACGGCGGAGCGCATCTCAGTCCCCAATCGCGCCGCCGCAGCCTCCCCTCTCCGTGGGCTTCGGTTGTGCGCGGAGATCCCGAGCCAAACTCATCCGCCGCTACCTCTCCGGAATCTTcgtctgccgccgccgccgcctcagcCTCCACGTCTTCTCCGCCGATGGAGGAGGCTTTGTCTCCTGATAACTCGGAATCTCAGCCGGAAAACGGCGACAGCATTGCGAGGAGGCCGGTTTGGAACCGGCCGCTAAACGGCGTCGTTGAGCCGGTTACTGTTATGGGTGGAGCCGTCTCTTGGCCGGCGCTCTCTGAAACCACCCGCTCTGTTCCTAGATCGTCCTCGGATGCTTCTAGAATCGTCTCTGACGGATCAGTCCCCTTTTCACAGGTTACT GCTCCTATAATATCCCAACCTCCTCAACGTTCACCTTATAATAATGCTAATAATGCCCATGGTAATTCCGGGGGAAATAATCCAAATCCGGCTAGGCTAAGGAGGAATCGCGGTGGTGGTGCTAGTGGTGGTGGAAGAGGTAGCTTCTCAGTGAGTGGACCATCTCAGGGTCCTTTTAATCCGCCACCTCTCCCAATGCCACCACCGTTTCCTGTTTTTGAAGTACCATTTGGGGTTATTCCTACTGTTCTAGATAACTCTGTTAGAGGTCCGAGACCTATTGGAGTAGGGGTCGGGCCATCTCATTCTGGAAATGACCATTCTACTCAGAGGATTAACACAAGGAGGAGCAACAACTATGGCCCCCGTCCTCGGGGAGATGTACAGTTCCACAACAACCATGGTGGAAGGCGTGATCATGACCGCAGAGAAGTCCGTCACCCGCCTCCTCCTTATGCTCCCCCACCCATGGGATATATGCCGCCTCCACTGCCGCCTGGTGCTGCCTCCTTTATGGCACCGCCGCCCATGATGCTTTTTCCTGGACAAATGGGCTTTA ATATGGAGTCTCCCTTTATGTATGTTCCACCTATGCCACCGGAAACGTTCAGGACTATGCCCATGGTCCCTCCTCCGCCACCTGTGATTTTCCCTCCTGCTAATGAGAATCCATTACCAAATCCAAATCTATCTCCAAATTCATTACCAAATATGATAGTCAACCAAATAGACTATTACTTCAG CGATGAGAATTTGTTGAAAGATAGCTATTTGAAGTCTAAGATGGATGATAATGGCTGGGTGCCCATCTCTTTGATAGCTGAGTTTCCACGA GTTCTGCATTTAACAGAGGATGTCCCTCTCATTGTGGAATCATTGAGACGTCATTCTACGGCTGTGGAAATACAG GGTGACATGATTAGGAGACGTAACGACTGGAGTTTGTGGGCACGTTCAAATGGTGAACCTGGCACCAGTGGTGCCTCCATTTCAGCTCCAGAAAATACTCTGGCAACCTCATTAAATGAGGTCTCACTGGATGATGCCACAGCCCATGTAAATGGCAATATTGATGATGCAAGGGAAGGTCGGTTGGGAATGGCTGATGGTCAGTTGCCTGAGGACTCAACCATCCATTCTGGGTTGGCGAATGGAGACCACGCTGATGAGGTCCATTCGAATAGCTTGTGA
- the LOC121808640 gene encoding SKP1-like protein 1A gives MASASENSGKKIILRSSDGEVFEVDEEVAVESQTIKHMIEDDCVDNVIPIPNVTGKILSKVIEYCKKHVDAAASSASTKAEDKVASSDDDLKAFDADFVKVDQATLFDLILSANYLNIKSLLDLTCQTVADMIKGKTPEEIRKTFNIKNDFTPEEEEEVRRENQWAFE, from the exons ATGGCGTCCGCGTCGGAGAACTCCGGCAAGAAGATCATCCTCCGCAGCTCCGATGGCGAGGTCTTCGAGGTCGACGAGGAGGTCGCCGTCGAGTCTCAGACCATCAAGCACATGATCGAGGACGACTGCGTCGACAATGTCATTCCGATCCCCAACGTCACCGGAAAAATCCTCTCCAAGGTCATCGAGTACTGCAAAAAGCACGTCgacgccgccgcctcctccgctTCAACCAAGGCCGAGGACAAGGTTGCCTCCTCTGACGATGACCTCAAGGCTTTCGATGCCGACTTCGTCAAAGTCGACCAGGCCACGCTGTTCGACCTGATTTTG TCTGCTAACTACCTGAACATCAAGAGCCTTCTGGATCTGACTTGCCAAACAGTTGCTGACATGATCAAGGGAAAGACTCCGGAGGAGATCAGGAAGACGTTCAACATCAAGAATGATTTCACTcctgaagaggaagaagaggtcCGAAGAGAGAACCAGTGGGCTTTCGAGTAG